In Cataglyphis hispanica isolate Lineage 1 chromosome 10, ULB_Chis1_1.0, whole genome shotgun sequence, a genomic segment contains:
- the LOC126852511 gene encoding cytospin-A isoform X4 — MKKRCFSSPTEQHTLELERLTEENEALRARLRDVAHSPLSDSEKQQLLLDASRLHNSAPASIAIPQEDGSANNTNVPQEGAQCTTPDWDKHSSSSMSEVSVACLQDRILQMEETHYSTNEELQATIQELSDLQTQLTELQADNERLTEEKTVLLESLCRQTEKLEDSRSKVDTLQELLLRDEQPQEASKGYNTEREQKLVDLLKSAQEEREALLQKQEELTSELKNLRATADASAAETERLTKCLELLEASVDAANTERKQLDIELIEARQEGANRSIEISRLATLLENARAKIEELEQSRQLENKSEADELLDAARREKDTLETQAAALQEQLARSHCDHDRLRDQYSQLQEEYKVARNNAKSAIDDLEYRLNQLKDERLSVSTELQLVRDSLAELQAQCQRHLEDKRELKAALSEGQRREREAQTRQYELERALADERKLRQQESAEWEQFQTDLLMTVRVANDFKTEAQSELERVVMENKAQRDKLRSLEAQLDKLNKDSTAVSCCKTLDIANGSKRKTASVILKRGRTILKNRYDSKKYSLRNSLSSKTTTSDQDLYKLRTEDVNAIASPCQNRLGLSDSSLAIANTASEAKKAIKLEDKLISGEEIEVCPAICIGNRRIECLPDETNTHLANENPKQTKISRNEFSKFYLNLDNFESDKSHSPTDKSPIIAEDYPKLYITVTNMSEKGAMAKSSLLKNIRGIQNTNGDAYGINISNSRFFVPKDYIFSGVECAMNDLKFEVDPEMGKLLQRSYSNPQISTNLSALVDIDMGPSSLNNTSLSSETSTTSNNLSSQCNKDTNSKYLRTLSDTSLVNLRLEESGKTEQKQKLFLNKRESKPSHEVIDSLLDKTISKSQTSATLQIRNHVDKFSKINDHVNVHESDEKLCETKYYKFFPEASHLRDETVKQKTLCNNQLWTAKHVIIDDEEITTESASDIPVSDNRKIFDTLESKISGSFDKNVAIKINSLKFEKIKSSYDMLNTPLMRRKSYPLTSSKISSASRYLSSISVIPSRQMLKRSYSGNEKQISEPFKYSSMNEKRQIGFSSDFSSNDKEMQESESSNLRETNRIRLNRMKFLQGSLQAATSEDDSQIEKVTPFENKLSMMNETSQSTDLESDRCKDQLPPMGRTSSLREKFETIMEDVELRTASGRRSQISKSCDPNQKIIQQPPPRPASTPTETQQSVLTSVQQEIAARRKANITRQDSRLSVKCLIESIENATKQAKAGPGSRSSSTSSLNSIGTTDIISLKAPLRDQQQINNLICTANSTNNNKTQSTIAKKPVSETKSTPVVLNSGELLDSAALNAKAIDFVRRNSVTDLSERKDPLCGLVKNGGSKRNALLKWCQNKTIGYRNIDITNFSSSWNDGLALCAILHSYLPRKVPYDTLTPVEKRRNFSIAFSAAESVGIPTTLNIGEMCQLERPDWQQVMTYVTSIYKHFET, encoded by the exons ATGAAGAAGCGTTGCTTCTCGTCGCCCACG GAGCAGCATACTCTGGAGCTAGAACGTCTTACTGAAGAAAACGAAGCTCTTCGTGCTCGTCTTAGGGATGTGGCACATTCTCCGCTGTCAGATTCGGAGAAACAACAGCTATTATTAGATGCTTCAAGACTTCATAATTCTGCACCAGCCTCTATCGCCATCCCCCAAGAAGATGGATCTGCAAACAATACCAATGTACCTCAGGAAGGAGCTCAGTGTACCACGCCAGACTGGGACAAGCACTCCTCCAGCTCAATGTCAGAGGTTTCGGTTGCATGTTTGCAGGACAGAATTTTACAAATGGAGGAAACACATTATTCTACAAATGAAGAATTGCAGGCAACTATTCAAGAATTAAGCGACTTACAg ACGCAACTAACAGAGTTGCAAGCGGATAATGAAAGACTAACTGAGGAGAAGACAGTTCTTTTGGAATCACTATGTCGTCAGACAGAGAAGCTAGAAGACTCTCGATCTAAAGTCGACACTTTACAAGAGTTGCTTTTAAGGGATGAACAACCACAAGAAGCATCTAAAGGCTACAATACAGAAAGAGAACAGAAACTAGTAGATCTTTTAAAA AGTGCACAAGAGGAACGAGAGGCTTTGCTTCAAAAGCAGGAGGAGTTGACTAGCGAGTTGAAAAATCTAAGGGCGACTGCTGACGCTAGTGCGGCTGAGACGGAACGTTTGACGAAATGCCTCGAATTATTGGAAGCATCGGTGGACGCTGCGAATACCGAACGGAAACAGTTGGACATAGAGTTGATAGAAGCTAGGCAAGAGGGTGCAAATCGCAGTATAGAAATTAGTAGATTAGCGACTCTATTGGAGAATGCGCGGGCAAAGATTGAGGAGCTGGAACAATCAAGGCAACTAGAAAACAAGAGTGAAGCGGACGAATTACTGGATGCGGCCAGACGAGAAAAGGATACATTAGAGACGCAGGCAGCAGCACTTCAAGAACAGTTAGCACGTTCCCATTGCGACCACGATCGACTAAGAGATCAATATTCACAGCTTCAGGAAGAATATAAA gTAGCTCGAAACAACGCGAAATCCGCTATAGATGACTTAGAATACAGACTGAATCAACTGAAAGATGAGCGATTATCTGTGAGCACGGAACTGCAACTTGTTCGGGACTCATTGGCAGAATTGCAAGCACAATGCCAACGGCATCTGGAGGACAAACGGGAGCTGAAGGCAGCGCTAAGTGAAGGACAGCGAAGGGAACGTGAAGCGCAAACGCGACAGTATGAGTTGGAGCGTGCGTTGGCTGACGAGCGTAAACTGAGGCAGCAGGAAAGCGCAGAATGGGAGCAATTCCAAACTGATTTACTAATGACCGTGCGAGTTGCCAATGACTTCAAGACTGAGGCCCAGAGTGAGCTCGAGCGCGTAGTGATGGAGAACAAGGCGCAGAGGGATAAGCTCAGATCGTTGGAAGCACAGCTCGATAAACTTAACAAAG ATAGCACTGCAGTGAGTTGCTGCAAGACACTTGATATCGCTAATGGGAGTAAACGGAAAACGGCGAGCGTTATATTAAAACGCGGTCGAACAATATTAAAGAATCGTTAcgattcgaaaaaatattcattgcgAAACAGTTTATCCAGTAAAACGACAACAAGCGACcaggatttatataaattaagaaccGAAGACGTTAATGCCATTGCCTCTCCGTGTCAAAATAGACTCGGTTTGTCGGATAGTAGTTTGGCTATCGCGAACACAGCATCAGAGGCCAAAAAGGCTATCAAATTAGAGGATAAACTCATTTCCGGCGAGGAAATTGAAGTCTGTCCCGCTATTTGTATCGGCAATCGGCGCATCGAATGCCTTCCAGATGAAACAAATACACATTTAGCAAATGAGAATCCGAAACAAACGAAAATCTCGAGAAACgaattttcaaagttttatttaaatctggaTAATTTTGAATCGGACAAGTCTCATAGTCCGACCGATAAATCGCCGATAATCGCGGAGGATTATCCGAAACTTTATATTACTGTTACAAACATGTCGGAAAAAGGCGCAATGGCCAAAAGTTccttgttgaaaaatattcgcgGTATTCAAAATACTAACGGAGATGCATATGGTATCAACATCTCGAACAGTCGGTTCTTCGTACCAAAGGATTACATATTTTCTGGCGTGGAATGCGCGATGAATGACTTGAAATTCGAAGTCGATCCGGAAATGGGGAAGCTGTTGCAGAGAAGTTATAGCAATCCACAAATCAGTACGAATTTGTCTGCTTTAGTCGACATTGATATGGGTCCATCATCTTTAAACAATACATCGCTATCATCAGAAACTTCGACCACATCGAATAATTTGTCAAGTCAATGCAACAAAGAtacaaattctaaatatttaagaacGCTTTCAGATACATCGCTCGTAAATTTAAGATTGGAAGAAAGCGGTAAGACTGAACAAAAGCAGAAGCTATTTTTAAACAAGCGCGAGTCAAAACCAAGTCACGAGGTAATTGATTCTCTCTTAGATAAGACGATTTCAAAATCACAAACGTCTGCAACATTACAAATTAGAAATCATGTCGACAAATTCAGCAAAATTAATGATCATGTTAATGTACACGAGagcgatgaaaaattatgcgaaacgaaatattataaatttttcccaGAAGCTTCTCATTTAAGAGACGAAACAGTGAAACAAAAAACACTATGCAATAATCAATTGTGGACAGCAAAACATGTGATCATCGATGACGAAGAAATTACAACGGAATCTGCATCCGATATACCTGTATCCGATAACAGAAAGATTTTCGATACACTTGAATCAAAAATATCTGGTtcgtttgataaaaatgttgcaatcaaaataaattcgttgaaattcgagaaaataaagagTTCCTATGATATGTTAAATACTCCTTTAATGAGGCGGAAATCTTATCCATTGACATCCTCAAAAATTTCGTCTGCATCAAGATATCTCTCATCGATATCGGTTATTCCATCACGTCAGATGTTAAAAAGATCTTATTCTGGAAATGAAAAACAGATTTCGGAGCCGTTCAAATATTCTTCCATGAACGAAAAAAGACAAATCGGATTTTCGTCGGACTTTTCATCGAATGATAAAGAGATGCAAGAATCAGAAAGCTCGAATTTGAGGGAAACGAATCGTATACGATTGAATCGTATGAAGTTCTTACAAGGTAGTTTGCAGGCTGCTACCAGCGAAGATGATTCTCAAATCGAGAAAGTGACTccttttgaaaataaacttaGCATGATGAATGAGACGTCGCAAAGCACGGATTTGGAATCGGATCGATGTAAGGATCAACTGCCGCCGATGGGACGAACGTCATCCctgagagaaaaatttgagACGATCATGGAGGACGTTGAATTGAGGACGGCGTCGGGAAGGCGCTCGCAAATAAGCAAATCTTGCGACC cTAACCAGAAGATAATACAACAACCGCCTCCCAGGCCAGCTAGTACACCGACAGAAACTCAACAATCTGTGTTGACGAGTGTGCAGCAGGAGATTGCTGCTCGTAGAAAGGCCAATATCACGCGTCAGGACTCTAGGCTTTCTGTGAAATGTCTAATCGAGAGCATTGAGAATGCCACGAAACAAGCTAAAGCTG GACCTGGAAGCCGTAGCAGTTCTACATCATCTCTTAATTCGATTGGGACCACAGACATTATCTCTTTGAAGGCTCCCCTCAGGGATCAACaacaaatcaataatttaatctgcACGGCAAATTCGACGAATAACAATAAGACGCAATCTACAATCGCAAAAAAACCAGTATCAG AGACAAAGTCGACGCCTGTGGTTTTGAATTCGGGCGAGCTGCTGGATTCGGCTGCTTTGAACGCCAAGGCGATCGATTTTGTACGTCGAAACAGCGTCACTGATTTGTCAGAGCGCAAAGATCCCCTGTGCGGTTTGGTGAAAAACGGCGGGTCCAAACGGAATGCCTTGCTCAAGTGGTGTCAAAATAAGACGATAGGTTatcgaaatatcgatataactAATTTCAGTAGTTCCTGGAATGATGGTTTAGCGTTATGCGCGATTCTGCACTCCTATTTGCCGCGCAAGGTACCGTATGACACATTGACGCCGGTTGAAAAGCGACGAAACTTCTCAATCGCCTTCTCTGCTGCTGAGAGTGTTGGCATACCTACTACTTTG aacaTTGGAGAAATGTGTCAACTCGAGCGACCTGATTGGCAACAGGTCATGACATACGTGACCAGCATTTACAAACATTTCGAAACGTAA